A window of the Lolium perenne isolate Kyuss_39 chromosome 7, Kyuss_2.0, whole genome shotgun sequence genome harbors these coding sequences:
- the LOC127314505 gene encoding YTH domain-containing protein ECT3 isoform X1 has protein sequence MASTGGDPSGFVDCAIPLQSEIVVDNNPSKSVNTKEQINSITAEKTSATTARGSTSLKSPKGAQEKASFLGKAGEQPYVYQPNVYAPQPQAVYSGGYMNPSGQWEEYPYYVSMEGLHSASPFYDGNQSVMLSPGYANNPQMMYGAYSPVSNVGDGQSYSPMHFPFSTPYYQPPASPSMGYSNSGTGMSQGDPMLQQEYFLPDGLLYSPTAAYHQPFGSYNRGATQPSNAPGLYGQGNVPLASGMQHGSMYGSGSYKPRQQTGKYGGATPNWSSAGRRYNNFDYSSSQQRVPFGIQNGSLEFLNEQNRGPRAAKPKKQDTENSSVEDKSEKPTPLVDSELYNRPDFVTEYKDAKFFVIKSYTEDHVHRSIKYNVWASTASGNRKLDSAYRAAKDKEDHCPIFLFFSVNGSGQFCGVAEMIGPVDFDRSVDYWQQDKWSGQFPVKWHIVKDVPNNLLRHITLENNDNKPVTNSRDTQEVKLEYGLQMLTIFKNHEAETTIVEDFDFYEQREKALKENRRQQQPGSTEPLKPTDAKVMGDSIALISDKFSRTVQLKETEKSDNKLRAEGAISAGDAQTATVKAEESKAKKSVSPVEESS, from the exons ATGGCGTCCACCGGAGGAGATCCGTCCGGATTCGTCG ATTGCGCAATTCCGCTGCAATCAGAAATTGTAGTTGATAATAACCCTTCGAAGAGTGTAAATACCAAAGAGCAG ATTAATTCTATTACAGCTGAGAAAACAAGTGCTACCACTGCGCGTGGCTCTACCTCCCTAAAGTCGCCAAAAGGTGCACAGGAGAAGGCTAGTTTTTTGGGAAAAGCTGGAGAACAGCCTTATGTCTACCAGCCCAATGTGTATGCACCACAGCCACAGGCAGTCTATTCTGGAG GATACATGAATCCTTCTGGGCAGTGGGAAGAGTATCCCTATTATGTGAGTATGGAAGGACTCCATTCTGCGTCACCT TTCTACGATGGTAACCAGTCAGTCATGCTATCTCCTGGGTATGCGAACAACCCCCAAATGATGTATGGAGCTTATTCTCCTGTTTCAAATGTTGGAGATGGCCAGTCCTACTCCCCAATGCACTTCCCCTTCTCAACTCCTTACTACCAGCCACCGGCTTCTCCTAGTATGGGATACTCAAATTCCGGTACTGGAATGTCTCAAGGAGACCCTATGCTTCAGCAAGAATACTTCCTTCCTGATGGCCTTTTGTATTCACCAACAGCCGCATACCACCAACCATTTGGGTCATACAACAGAG GAGCAACGCAACCGAGCAATGCTCCAGGACTCTACGGGCAAGGGAATGTACCACTGGCTTCTGGAATG CAGCATGGATCAATGTATGGTTCCGGATCCTACAAGCCACGCCAACAAACTGGTAAATATGGAGGCGCTACTCCAAATTGGAGTTCTGCTGGTCGCAGATATAATAATTTTGACTACAGCTCCAGTCAACAAAGGGTGCCATTTGGTATCCAGAATGGTTCTCTGGAGTTTCTGAATGAGCAAAACCGTGGCCCACGTGCCGCAAAACCAAAGAAACAAGACACGGAGAATTCTTCAGTGGAGGACAAAAGCGAGAAACCCACTCCATTGGTTGATAGTGAACTGTACAACCGTCCTGATTTTGTCACTGAGTACAAGGATGCGAAATTCTTTGTAATTAAATCATACACGGAGGACCATGTACATAGGAGCATTAAGTACAATGTTTGGGCCAGCACAGCTAGCGGGAATAGAAAGCTGGATTCAGCTTATCGTGcggccaaagataaagaagaccaTTGCCCTATTTTCTTGTTTTTCTCG GTTAATGGGAGTGGTCAGTTCTGCGGTGTGGCTGAGATGATTGGACCTGTTGACTTCGACAGAAGTGTTGATTATTGGCAGCAAGACAAGTGGAGTGGCCAGTTTCCTGTGAAGTGGCACATTGTCAAGGATGTTCCGAACAATTTACTGCGGCACATCACTCTTGAGAACAATGATAACAAACCTGTAACAAACAGCAGAGACACCCAGGAG GTGAAGCTGGAGTATGGTCTCCAGATGTTAACCATCTTCAAGAATCATGAGGCAGAGACAACCATTGTGGAGGACTTCGACTTCTATGAGCAACGTGAGAAAGCCTTGAAGGAAAATAGGCGTCAGCAGCAGCCGGGCAGCACAGAGCCCCTGAAGCCAACAGACGCTAAGGTCATGGGAGATTCTATTGCTCTTATCTCTGACAAATTTTCTCGGACCGTCCAGCTGAAGGAAACTGAGAAAAGTGACAACAAACTGAGAGCTGAGGGTGCCATCTCAGCGGGTGATGCACAGACAGCTACCGTCAAGGCTGAAGAAAGCAAGGCGAAGAAAAGTGTAAGCCCTGTGGAGGAAAGCAGTTGA
- the LOC127312420 gene encoding uncharacterized protein, whose product MGIISSDQPRPGLRHPPADAGAGAGADRDCPASCLLRITAIIDSRTNASTACCDTDDVHNASKIQITFVIADPPQVSYFCAYCTGSIFTEKPTIVHTEGNLALLYTSVSKPNCYGLDRYAFYVYHANGGSGGGPSLNILPQPSGRRIVERSQIGLLPGPGGTRDYHVAALLNASGSGPLHYELYVFSSKTRAWTVKKPVLVLNEQQQRQAGEFRHITAKVITVGGDYGTMGFVDHSRGILFCNVLQGDCPHLHYVPLPTPLHHSRLDPHDAWRVSDIAVDTKGGRIRFLEMCPREKTHGWRAVTWSRNAANYHEGWRQDCDLLPSQLLSGDLPEQLPLPRESCWDNRGRPPPLTTRDIERMYTEFPTLSLHEDNTMYLMISRHIGARNWWVIAVDTANMTLQDVAYYRPESRLIFRHSKISNHLNMGASPAARKRPGVEALESSRKKKFILSMVDDMVSSSVGQQEQHQDAGTIKGAQYGDDMDLDMTTLLIEH is encoded by the coding sequence ATGGGGATCATCAGCTCCGATCAGCCGCGCCCTGGCCTGCGGCACCCCCCGGCCGatgccggtgccggtgccggtgccgaTCGAGATTGTCCGGCGAGCTGCCTTCTCCGCATCACTGCCATCATCGACAGCCGGACCAACGCATCCACCGCCTGCTGCGATACCGACGACGTACACAATGCCTCGAAAATCCAGATCACCTTCGTCATCGCCGACCCTCCTCAGGTCTCCTACTTCTGCGCCTACTGCACCGGATCTATCTTCACCGAGAAGCCGACCATCGTCCACACGGAGGGCAATCTCGCCCTCCTCTACACCAGCGTTTCGAAACCGAACTGCTACGGGCTCGACCGGTACGCCTTCTATGTCTACCACGCTAACGGCGGCTCCGGCGGGGGGCCGTCCCTCAACATACTCCCGCAGCCCAGCGGCCGCCGTATCGTCGAACGGTCTCAGATTGGGCTCCTCCCCGGGCCCGGAGGCACCCGCGACTACCATGTCGCCGCACTCCTGAACGCCTCGGGGTCGGGGCCGCTGCATTACGAGCTCTACGTCTTCAGCTCCAAGACGCGAGCTTGGACTGTTAAGAAGCCCGTCCTGGTTCTGAacgagcagcagcagcggcaggcAGGGGAGTTTCGCCACATCACGGCGAAGGTGATCACCGTCGGCGGAGACTACGGCACCATGGGCTTCGTAGACCATTCACGGGGAATCCTCTTCTGCAACGTGCTTCAAGGCGACTGCCCTCATCTCCACTATGTGCCTTTGCCGACGCCGCTCCATCACAGCAGGCTCGACCCCCACGATGCATGGCGCGTCTCCGACATCGCCGTCGACACCAAAGGCGGCCGCATCAGGTTTCTCGAGATGTGCCCTCGTGAGAAGACTCATGGTTGGCGGGCCGTCACCTGGAGCAGGAATGCTGCTAATTACCATGAGGGTTGGAGGCAGGACTGCGACCTTCTTCCTTCCCAGCTGCTCTCCGGCGACCTGCCCGAGCAGCTGCCCCTGCCCAGGGAGTCGTGCTGGGATAACCGCGGACGACCTCCCCCGCTGACCACCCGGGACATCGAGAGGATGTACACCGAATTTCCCACCTTGAGCTTGCACGAGGACAACACCATGTACCTGATGATCAGTCGCCATATTGGCGCACGGAACTGGTGGGTGATTGCTGTCGATACGGCCAACATGACTCTGCAAGACGTTGCTTACTACCGCCCAGAAAGCAGATTAATATTTCGCCATAGCAAGATCTCCAACCATCTCAACATGGGCGCTTCTCCAGCTGCAAGAAAACGTCCTGGGGTGGAGGCGCTGGAGTCGTCTCGCAAGAAGAAATTTATCTTATCTATGGTGGATGATATGGTGTCATCCTCGGTTGGCCAACAAGAGCAGCACCAGGATGCTGGAACTATCAAGGGAGCTCAATATGGGGATGATATGGACTTGGACATGACTACATTGTTGATCGAGCACTAG
- the LOC127314505 gene encoding YTH domain-containing protein ECT3 isoform X2: MASTGGDPSGFVDCAIPLQSEIVVDNNPSKSVNTKEQINSITAEKTSATTARGSTSLKSPKGAQEKASFLGKAGEQPYVYQPNVYAPQPQAVYSGGYMNPSGQWEEYPYYVSMEGLHSASPFYDGNQSVMLSPGYANNPQMMYGAYSPVSNVGDGQSYSPMHFPFSTPYYQPPASPSMGYSNSGTGMSQGDPMLQQEYFLPDGLLYSPTAAYHQPFGSYNRGATQPSNAPGLYGQGNVPLASGMHGSMYGSGSYKPRQQTGKYGGATPNWSSAGRRYNNFDYSSSQQRVPFGIQNGSLEFLNEQNRGPRAAKPKKQDTENSSVEDKSEKPTPLVDSELYNRPDFVTEYKDAKFFVIKSYTEDHVHRSIKYNVWASTASGNRKLDSAYRAAKDKEDHCPIFLFFSVNGSGQFCGVAEMIGPVDFDRSVDYWQQDKWSGQFPVKWHIVKDVPNNLLRHITLENNDNKPVTNSRDTQEVKLEYGLQMLTIFKNHEAETTIVEDFDFYEQREKALKENRRQQQPGSTEPLKPTDAKVMGDSIALISDKFSRTVQLKETEKSDNKLRAEGAISAGDAQTATVKAEESKAKKSVSPVEESS; this comes from the exons ATGGCGTCCACCGGAGGAGATCCGTCCGGATTCGTCG ATTGCGCAATTCCGCTGCAATCAGAAATTGTAGTTGATAATAACCCTTCGAAGAGTGTAAATACCAAAGAGCAG ATTAATTCTATTACAGCTGAGAAAACAAGTGCTACCACTGCGCGTGGCTCTACCTCCCTAAAGTCGCCAAAAGGTGCACAGGAGAAGGCTAGTTTTTTGGGAAAAGCTGGAGAACAGCCTTATGTCTACCAGCCCAATGTGTATGCACCACAGCCACAGGCAGTCTATTCTGGAG GATACATGAATCCTTCTGGGCAGTGGGAAGAGTATCCCTATTATGTGAGTATGGAAGGACTCCATTCTGCGTCACCT TTCTACGATGGTAACCAGTCAGTCATGCTATCTCCTGGGTATGCGAACAACCCCCAAATGATGTATGGAGCTTATTCTCCTGTTTCAAATGTTGGAGATGGCCAGTCCTACTCCCCAATGCACTTCCCCTTCTCAACTCCTTACTACCAGCCACCGGCTTCTCCTAGTATGGGATACTCAAATTCCGGTACTGGAATGTCTCAAGGAGACCCTATGCTTCAGCAAGAATACTTCCTTCCTGATGGCCTTTTGTATTCACCAACAGCCGCATACCACCAACCATTTGGGTCATACAACAGAG GAGCAACGCAACCGAGCAATGCTCCAGGACTCTACGGGCAAGGGAATGTACCACTGGCTTCTGGAATG CATGGATCAATGTATGGTTCCGGATCCTACAAGCCACGCCAACAAACTGGTAAATATGGAGGCGCTACTCCAAATTGGAGTTCTGCTGGTCGCAGATATAATAATTTTGACTACAGCTCCAGTCAACAAAGGGTGCCATTTGGTATCCAGAATGGTTCTCTGGAGTTTCTGAATGAGCAAAACCGTGGCCCACGTGCCGCAAAACCAAAGAAACAAGACACGGAGAATTCTTCAGTGGAGGACAAAAGCGAGAAACCCACTCCATTGGTTGATAGTGAACTGTACAACCGTCCTGATTTTGTCACTGAGTACAAGGATGCGAAATTCTTTGTAATTAAATCATACACGGAGGACCATGTACATAGGAGCATTAAGTACAATGTTTGGGCCAGCACAGCTAGCGGGAATAGAAAGCTGGATTCAGCTTATCGTGcggccaaagataaagaagaccaTTGCCCTATTTTCTTGTTTTTCTCG GTTAATGGGAGTGGTCAGTTCTGCGGTGTGGCTGAGATGATTGGACCTGTTGACTTCGACAGAAGTGTTGATTATTGGCAGCAAGACAAGTGGAGTGGCCAGTTTCCTGTGAAGTGGCACATTGTCAAGGATGTTCCGAACAATTTACTGCGGCACATCACTCTTGAGAACAATGATAACAAACCTGTAACAAACAGCAGAGACACCCAGGAG GTGAAGCTGGAGTATGGTCTCCAGATGTTAACCATCTTCAAGAATCATGAGGCAGAGACAACCATTGTGGAGGACTTCGACTTCTATGAGCAACGTGAGAAAGCCTTGAAGGAAAATAGGCGTCAGCAGCAGCCGGGCAGCACAGAGCCCCTGAAGCCAACAGACGCTAAGGTCATGGGAGATTCTATTGCTCTTATCTCTGACAAATTTTCTCGGACCGTCCAGCTGAAGGAAACTGAGAAAAGTGACAACAAACTGAGAGCTGAGGGTGCCATCTCAGCGGGTGATGCACAGACAGCTACCGTCAAGGCTGAAGAAAGCAAGGCGAAGAAAAGTGTAAGCCCTGTGGAGGAAAGCAGTTGA